One region of Salvia miltiorrhiza cultivar Shanhuang (shh) chromosome 3, IMPLAD_Smil_shh, whole genome shotgun sequence genomic DNA includes:
- the LOC131015522 gene encoding uncharacterized protein LOC131015522: MKFTPSASCYSASSSSMTTPDFFPECACKLQVEMKTSRTQLNPGRRFLRCSNKEKQCGFFEWVDPEVKPKIEDDEDEKLNFWIGECYRLGKYVEEDMKRIRLLENEVRLLRMENVESSKCSMKKMVACACVLGVVCLVIQAFVS, translated from the exons ATGAAGTTCACGCCATCTGCCTCCTGTTATAGCGCCTCGTCCTCGTCCATGACTACACCAGATTTCTTCCCTGAATGCGCGTGCAAACTTCAAGTGGAGATGAAAACGTCGCGAACACAGCTCAATCCTGGGCGAAGATTCTTGAGATGCTCCAACAAAGAG AAACAATGTGGCTTCTTTGAGTGGGTAGATCCTGAAGTAAAGCCtaaaattgaagatgacgaaGATGAAAAATTGAACTTCTGGATTGGAGAATGCTATCGCCTAGGGAAATATGTGGAGGAAGATATGAAGCGAATTAGATTGTTGGAGAATGAAGTCAGACTCCTCAGAATGGAGAACGTCGAGAGCAGCAAGTGTTCGATGAAAAAGATGGTTGCATGTGCTTGTGTTCTGGGTGTTGTTTGTTTGGTGATTCAAGCTTTTGTTTCGTAG
- the LOC131015523 gene encoding copper transporter 5.1 codes for MMHMTFYWGRSVTILFDSWQTDSWLSYFLSLFAVFLLSAFYQYMEERRLRLKLLSLAKSPPPPPSAAATTPLLLPKLTGRRFSPYQLAGAILFGVNSAIGYFLMLAVMSYNAGVFIAVVVGLAVGYLFFRGGDEELVHIDNPCACA; via the coding sequence ATGATGCACATGACGTTCTACTGGGGCAGAAGCGTCACGATTCTCTTCGATTCATGGCAGACCGATTCATGGCTGAGCtacttcctctctctcttcgccgTCTTCCTCCTCAGCGCCTTCTACCAGTACATGGAGGAGCGCCGCCTCCGATTGAAGCTCCTCTCCCTCGCCAAGAGCcccccgccgccgccgtcggccGCCGCGACCACCCCGCTGCTCCTCCCCAAGCTCACCGGCCGCAGGTTCTCCCCTTACCAGCTCGCGGGGGCGATCCTGTTCGGGGTCAACTCGGCGATCGGCTACTTCCTGATGCTCGCCGTGATGTCGTACAACGCCGGCGTCTTCATCGCGGTGGTGGTGGGGCTCGCCGTCGGCTACCTCTTCTTCCGCGGCGGCGACGAGGAGCTGGTGCACATCGACAATCCCTGCGCCTGCGCCTGA
- the LOC131015524 gene encoding uncharacterized protein LOC131015524, translating to MEQKSAAAVVARCDCCGLTEECTEAYIKRVRDRYSGRWICGLCAEAVKDEMVRSEKRIGSEEAVNRHMSFCRNFKALGPPKKPTEELIAAVKQLLLRSLDSPRSGPVKKPGLLRSQSCEPGRVSSKCDV from the coding sequence ATGGAGCAGaaatcggcggcggcggtggtggcgagATGCGACTGCTGCGGGCTGACGGAGGAGTGCACGGAGGCGTACATAAAGCGCGTGCGCGACCGCTACTCGGGGCGGTGGATCTGCGGGCTGTGCGCGGAGGCGGTGAAGGACGAGATGGTGAGATCGGAGAAGAGAATCGGGAGCGAGGAAGCCGTGAATCGGCACATGAGTTTCTGCCGGAATTTCAAGGCGCTCGGCCCGCCGAAGAAGCCGACGGAGGAGCTGATCGCCGCCGTGAAGCAGCTGCTTCTGAGGAGCCTCGACTCGCCGCGGTCGGGCCCAGTGAAGAAGCCCGGCCTGCTGCGCAGCCAGAGCTGCGAGCCCGGCCGCGTGTCGTCGAAATGCGACGTGTAG
- the LOC131015526 gene encoding polyadenylate-binding protein-interacting protein 7-like, protein MNLSAKGASVANKKLSAEATLNPNAAEFVPFALRSQAANLRILDTSPKFTTSGKSVLDRSESSVSNSSNAEEEAQQYWCHQLPDDITPDFKVMGIDNGVNEASRYTSPTNSGVTLKEHQALSLLHPLDGSTRAEKQRYPVSPNGECFQTSLGKPWDRQIHGGSDQLLAREGNPYNGNTSRAFLAEMSNEQSLLDNADLCRLEFLASQFPSFSAESIAEAYLSNGGDLNLTINVLTQLELRVDGGSNQTRSPMAFSSPNLSASKLPTLCVPNGHSGSRKLAGDDQQNVGPYWSPGKESSLRLRSFSAIPLRVATDFASAARKTTSQESSIWKYDRNGSSDNTQVLASAYNSGQVKSIYGNRLQSRGSPLTSPARLETGLSAANMYSEKREEARDHARVHNTYIEQARQAYLAGNKTLAKELSILGQLHSLQMKAANGEAQESVYHQRDSEIISNGTEQMIDLHGLNVSEAIFVLKRELAVLRNAARSVDQRVLVSIGVGAGHHMRGSPTTPARLPVAVQRYLLEEEGLDYSEPRPGLLRVVIY, encoded by the exons ATGAACTTGTCAGCAAAGGGTGCTTCTGTAGCTAACAAGAAGCTTAGTGCTGAAGCAACTTTGAATCCGAATGCTGCAGAGTTCGTTCCTTTTGCTCTCAGGTCACAGGCTGCGAACCTTAGAATTCTAGATACGTCTCCAAAATTTACCACCTCGGGGAAATCTGTATTAGATAGGTCAGAATCATCAGTTTCGAATAGCTCCAATGCTGAAGAAGAGGCCCAACAGTACTGGTGTCACCAGCTCCCAGACGACATTACTCCCGACTTCAAGGTGATGGGGATAGATAATGGTGTCAACGAAGCCTCAAGATATACCTCTCCAACAAACAGTGGCGTTACGTTGAAAGAACATCAAGCCTTGTCGCTCCTCCATCCCTTAGATGGTAGCACTCGTGCTGAAAAGCAGAGGTATCCTGTCTCGCCCAATGGAGAGTGTTTTCAGACGTCTCTTGGTAAACCTTGGGACAGGCAAATACACGGTGGCAGTGATCAGCTTCTTGCAAGAGAAGGGAATCCTTATAATGGCAACACTAGTCGAGCTTTCCTGGCTGAAATGTCGAATGAGCAGTCATTGTTGGACAATGCTGACTTGTGTCGTCTTGAGTTTCTGGCTTCGCAGTTTCCATCTTTCTCTGCTGAAAGTATTGCAGAGGCGTACTTGTCTAATGGAGGTGATCTGAACCTGACAATCAACGTGCTTACTCAGCTCGAG CTCCGAGTTGATGGAGGCTCGAATCAGACTCGTAGTCCAATGGCTTTCTCCTCCCCAAATCTCAGTGCCTCGAAGCTTCCTACTCTCTGTGTCCCAAATGGTCACAGTGGTTCAAGAAAGCTTGCTGGTGACGATCAGCAAAATGTTGGCCCTTATTGGTCTCCTGGGAAGGAGAGCTCCCTTCGACTGAGATCTTTCTCGGCCATCCCATTGAGAGTTGCTACAGATTTCGCTTCAGCTGCAAGGAAAACGACGTCTCAAGAGTCTAGCATCTGGAAGTATGACAGAAATGGGTCATCAGATAATACACAAGTTCTGGCGAGCGCGTATAACAGTGGTCAGGTGAAGAGCATTTATGGTAATAGGCTGCAAAGTCGGGGATCGCCTCTTACATCTCCAGCCAGGCTTGAAACTGGATTATCAGCCG CGAATATGTATTCTGAGAAGCGGGAGGAAGCTCGTGATCATGCACGCGTGCACAATACATATATTGAGCAG GCACGACAAGCGTACCTCGCTGGCAACAAGACTCTAGCGAAGGAGTTGAGCATTCTCGGACAGCTGCACAGTCTGCAGATGAAAGCAGCCAACGGGGAAGCTCAAGAATCGGTCTACCATCAAAG GGATTCGGAAATAATCTCAAACGGGACAGAGCAAATGATCGATCTGCACGGTCTAAATGTGAGCGAAGCCATTTTTGTGCTCAAGCGCGAGCTTGCTGTTCTGAGAAACGCAGCCAGGTCAGTGGACCAACGTGTGCTCGTCTCCATTGGTGTCGGGGCTGGCCATCACATGAGGGGCTCGCCCACCACGCCCGCCAGACTTCCCGTTGCTGTGCAACGCTACCTTCTGGAGGAGGAGGGCCTCGACTACTCTGAGCCGCGGCCGGGGCTCCTCCGAGTTGTGATATACTGA
- the LOC131015527 gene encoding transcription factor HY5-like: MLIGREEMQEPATTTSSIAASSLPSSSERSSSSALNNEVKQGIESDDEIRRVPEMGGAAAENAGAAQPSAAGSKRRGRSPADKENKRLKRLLRNRVSAQQARERKKAYLGDLEVRVKELESKNAELEERLSTFQNENQMLRKILKNTTAGPQEGRKGS; encoded by the exons ATGCTGATTGGCAGAGAAGAAATGCAAGAGCCAGCCACGACTACGAGTTCCATTGCGGCAAGCTCTCTGCCTTCGAGCAGCGAGAGATCTTCGAGCTCAGCTCTCAACAATGAAGTCAAACAAG GCATTGAGAGTGATGATGAGATAAGAAGAGTGCCGGAGATGGGCGGCGCGGCGGCGGAAAACGCCGGCGCTGCCCAGCCATCCGCCGCTGGCTCTAAGCGGAGAGGAAGAAGCCCAGCTGATAAAGAGAACAAGAGGTTGAAAAG ATTGTTGAGAAATAGAGTTTCGGCCCAACAAGCAAGGGAGAGAAAGAAAGCATATTTGGGTGATTTGGAAGTTAGGGTTAAAGAGTTGGAATCTAAGAATGCCGAGCTTGAGGAACGCCTTTCGACTTTCCAAAATGAAAATCAAATGCTTAGAAAG ATATTGAAGAATACAACTGCTGGTCCACAAGAGGGAAGGAAGGGAAGCTAG
- the LOC131015528 gene encoding cellulose synthase A catalytic subunit 1 [UDP-forming]-like has protein sequence MEATGGMVAGSHKRNELVRIRHDSDSGSKPVKNPNGQICQICGDTVGVTATGDVFVACNECAFPVCRACYEYERKDGNQACPQCKTRYKRHKGSPRVDGDDDEDDIDDLENEFSYSQGKMKARSQWQADEVELSASSRHESQQPIPLLTNGQPVSGEIPPSIQDTHSVRSTSGPLGPGDRVHSLPYVDPRQPVPVRIVDPSKDLNSYGLGNVDWKERVEGWKLKQEKNMVHMNNRYSEGKGDIEGTGSNGEELQMADDARQPMSRVQPIASAHLTPYRVVIILRLIILGFFLQYRCTHPVKDAYPLWLTSVICEVWFALSWLLDQFPKWYPVSRETFLERLALRYDREGEPSQLAPIDVFVSTVDPMKEPPLVTANTVLSILAVDYPVDKVSCYVSDDGAAMLTFEALSETAEFAKKWVPFCKKHNIEPRAPEFYFQQKIDYLKDKIQPSFVKERRAMKREYEEFKVRINALVAKAQKMPEEGWTMQDGTAWPGNNTRDHPGMIQVFLGHSGGFDTDGNELPRLVYVSREKRPGFQHHKKAGAMNALIRVSAVLTNGAYILNVDCDHYFNNSKACKEAMCFMMDPAYGRKTCYVQFPQRFDGIDMHDRYANRNIVFFDINLKGLDGLQGPVYVGTGCCFNRQALYGYDPVLTEEDLQPNIIVKSCCGSRKKGRHANKKYVDKKRAAKRTESTIPIFNMEDIEEGVEGYDDEKSLLMSQKSLEKRFGQSPVFIAATFMEQGGIPPSTNPATLLKEAIHVISCGYEDKTEWGKEIGWIYGSVTEDILTGFKMHARGWISIYCMPPRPAFKGSAPINLSDRLNQVLRWALGSIEIMLSRHCPIWYGYNGKLQLLERLAYINTIVYPLTSIPLLAYCVLPAICLLTNKFIIPEISNFASMWFILLFVSIFATGILEMRWSGVSVEDWWRNEQFWVIGGTSAHLFAVFQGLLKVLAGIDTNFTVTSKASDEDGDFAELYVFKWTALLIPPTTVLMFNIVGIVAGVSYAINSGYQSWGPLFGKLFFAIWVIVHLYPFLKGLLGRQNRTPTIVIVWSILLASIFSLLWVRIDPFTSDASKRAAQGQCGVNC, from the exons ATGGAGGCGACTGGGGGGATGGTGGCTGGATCGCACAAGAGGAATGAGCTAGTTAGAATTCGCCATGATTCGGATAGTGGG TCAAAACCGGTGAAGAATCCGAATGGCCAGATATGCCAGATTTGTGGAGATACTGTTGGAGTGACTGCCACTGGTGATGTCTTTGTTGCTTGCAACGAGTGCGCATTCCCAGTTTGTCGTGCTTGTTATGAATATGAGAGGAAAGATGGTAATCAAGCCTGCCCGCAGTGTAAGACTCGCTACAAGAGACACAAAG GGAGTCCGAGAGTTGACGGGGATGATGATGAGGATGACATCGATGATTTGGAGAATGAATTTAGTTATTCTCAAGGAAAAATGAAGGCTAGATCTCAATGGCAGGCTGACGAGGTTGAGCTCTCTGCATCGTCTAGACATGAATCTCAGCAACCGATCCCGCTTCTTACCAATGGACAGCCA GTCTCTGGTGAGATTCCTCCTTCTATACAAGACACTCATTCTGTTAGAAGCACATCTGGTCCTTTGGGCCCCGGAGACCGTGTTCATTCCCTCCCTTATGTTGATCCACGACAGCCGG TTCCTGTAAGAATAGTTGACCCTTCCAAAGACTTGAATTCTTACGGACTTGGAAATGTCGACTGGAAGGAGAGGGTGGAAGGTTGGAAACTAAAGCAGGAGAAAAATATGGTACACATGAACAACAGATACAGTGAAGGGAAAGGAGATATTGAAGGAACTGGGTCAAACGGAGAAGAACTGCAAAT GGCTGATGATGCTCGCCAACCTATGAGCCGTGTGCAGCCTATTGCCTCTGCTCATCTTACTCCCTATCGTGTTGTGATCATTCTTCGGTTAATCATCTTGGGGTTTTTCTTGCAATACCGTTGTACCCATCCGGTGAAAGATGCTTATCCCTTGTGGCTGACATCAGTTATCTGCGAAGTTTGGTTTGCCTTATCCTGGCTTCTTGACCAGTTTCCGAAATGGTATCCAGTTAGTCGCGAGACCTTTCTTGAAAGACTTGCATTGAG ATACGATAGAGAGGGCGAGCCTTCCCAGTTAGCACCTATTGATGTGTTCGTCAGTACTGTGGATCCGATGAAAGAGCCACCTCTTGTAACTGCCAACACTGTCTTATCCATCCTGGCCGTGGACTACCCTGTCGATAAAGTTTCGTGCTATGTTTcagatgatggtgctgcaatgctTACCTTTGAAGCTCTCTCTGAAACGGCAGAGTTTGCCAAGAAATGGGTACCTTTCTGCAAGAAGCATAATATTGAACCTAGGGCCCCTGAGTTCTATTTCCAACAGAAGATAGATTACCTGAAGGACAAGATTCAGCCTTCGTTTGTCAAAGAACGAAGAGCAATGAAG AGAGAATATGAAGAATTCAAGGTTCGGATAAATGCTCTTGTTGCAAAGGCTCAAAAAATGCCTGAAGAAGGGTGGACAATGCAAGATGGAACTGCTTGGCCTGGGAACAACACACGGGATCATCCAGGAATGATTCAG GTCTTTCTGGGGCATAGTGGGGGTTTTGATACAGACGGAAATGAGCTACCTCGATTGGTTTATGTTTCTCGTGAGAAACGTCCTGGATTCCAGCATCACAAGAAAGCTGGAGCTATGAATGCTTTG ATTCGTGTCTCTGCTGTCCTCACAAATGGAGCATATATTTTGAATGTCGATTGTGATCACTACTTCAATAACAGCAAAGCTTGTAAAGAAGCCATGTGCTTCATGATGGATCCTGCTTATGGAAGGAAAACTTGCTACGTTCAGTTCCCACAGCGTTTTGATGGCATTGACATGCACGATAGATATGCTAACCGCAACATTGTCTTTTTCGAC ATCAACTTGAAAGGGTTGGATGGCCTTCAGGGTCCCGTCTATGTGGGAACCGGGTGCTGCTTCAACAGACAAGCACTGTATGGTTACGACCCTGTCCTAACGGAAGAGGATCTGCAACCAAACATTATTGTCAAAAGCTGTTGTGGTTCGAGGAAAAAGGGTAGGCATGCCAATAAGAAATACGTCGATAAGAAGAGAGCAGCTAAGAGGACTGAATCAACCATCCCGATCTTTAATATGGAGGACATAGAAGAGGGTGTAGAAG GATACGATGACGAGAAGTCACTCCTTATGTCCCAGAAGAGCTTGGAGAAGCGGTTTGGTCAATCCCCCGTCTTCATTGCTGCCACCTTTATGGAACAAGGAGGGATACCGCCCTCGACAAATCCTGCTACCCTTTTGAAAGAAGCTATCCACGTTATTAGTTGTGGGTATGAGGATAAGACCGAGTGGGGCAAAGAG ATTGGGTGGATCTATGGTTCCGTCACAGAAGATATTTTGACCGGGTTTAAGATGCACGCACGTGGATGGATTTCCATCTACTGCATGCCTCCTCGCCCAGCATTCAAGGGTTCGGCTCCTATCAATCTGTCTGATCGTCTCAACCAGGTGCTTCGGTGGGCTCTAGGTTCCATCGAGATTATGCTTAGCAGGCATTGCCCGATATGGTATGGCTACAACGGGAAACTGCAGCTCTTAGAGAGGCTCGCCTATATCAACACTATCGTTTACCCGCTCACCTCGATCCCATTGCTTGCTTACTGTGTTCttcctgctatatgtcttcttACTAACAAATTTATCATTCCCGAG ATAAGCAACTTTGCTAGCATGTGGTTTATTCTCCTCTTCGTCTCGATTTTCGCCACCGGCATACTGGAAATGAGGTGGAGCGGTGTCAGCGTCGAGGACTGGTGGAGAAACGAGCAGTTTTGGGTCATCGGTGGGACATCCGCGCATCTCTTCGCTGTCTTCCAAGGTCTCCTGAAGGTGCTGGCCGGCATCGACACCAACTTCACGGTCACCTCAAAGGCATCCGACGAGGACGGCGACTTCGCGGAGCTCTACGTGTTCAAGTGGACCGCTCTCCTCATCCCTCCGACCACCGTCCTCATGTTCAACATTGTCGGGATCGTGGCCGGCGTCTCTTACGCCATCAACAGCGGGTACCAGTCGTGGGGCCCGCTCTTCGGGAAGCTCTTCTTTGCCATCTGGGTGATCGTCCACTTGTATCCCTTCCTTAAGGGTCTGCTCGGACGGCAGAACCGCACCCCGACCATCGTCATTGTCTGGTCGATCCTCCTCGCCTCCATCTTCTCGCTGCTGTGGGTCCGTATCGACCCATTCACATCCGACGCTTCGAAGCGGGCTGCGCAAGGGCAGTGTGGTGTCAACTGCTAA